TTTAACCGGATTGACGAAATTCGTCTCTCTTGCTGTAGAGGGTGCGATTTTCTACGGTTATAGTGTCAATAATCCCCACCACCATCGCGTCAAGGGGGCGATTGTTCTGCCCGTCTTCGATCCGAGCTGCTCCTCCCCGGGACACTAGCACCCATTCATTAATCCCCGCTCCGACAATATCACCCGCTACTTCGTATTTAGGCAAAAGTTGCCCTTGAGCGTCGATGAATTGCAAAAGCAGAAGTTTCACTCCCGTCATACTGCGCGGTTTCAGGGTGCTAACGACGGTTCCGCAAACTTTGGCAATTTGCATGGAATTTGTTTACACTA
This Microcystis wesenbergii NRERC-220 DNA region includes the following protein-coding sequences:
- a CDS encoding EutN/CcmL family microcompartment protein; its protein translation is MQIAKVCGTVVSTLKPRSMTGVKLLLLQFIDAQGQLLPKYEVAGDIVGAGINEWVLVSRGGAARIEDGQNNRPLDAMVVGIIDTITVENRTLYSKRDEFRQSG